A window of Castanea sativa cultivar Marrone di Chiusa Pesio chromosome 1, ASM4071231v1 contains these coding sequences:
- the LOC142618142 gene encoding serine/threonine-protein kinase SRK2A-like, with amino-acid sequence MEKYELVKDIGAGNFGVARLMRNKETKELVAMKYIERGHKIDENVAREIINHRSLRHPNIIRFKEVVLTPTHLAIVMEYAAGGELFERICSAGRFSEDEARYFFQQLISGVCYCHSMQICHRDLKLENTLLDGSPAPRLKICDFGYSKSSLLHSRPKSTVGTPAYIAPEVLSRREYDGKMADVWSCGVTLYVMLVGAYPFEDPADPKNFRKTINRIMAVQYKIPDYVHISQECRHLLSRIFVASPSRRITIKEIKSHPWFLKNLPRELTEPAQAMYYKKENPSFSLQSVQDITKIVEEARIPPPASRSVGGFGWGGEEDGDAKEEDTAPEQEEEEDEYEKKVKEAQENGDVQVS; translated from the exons atggaaaagtaCGAGCTTGTGAAGGATATAGGTGCTGGGAATTTCGGGGTGGCTAGGCTCATGAGGAACAAAGAGACCAAAGAACTCGTTGCCATGAAATACATCGAGCGAGGTCACAAG ATTGATGAGAATGTGGCTAGAGAAATCATAAACCACAGATCCCTTCGCCATCCCAACATAATTCGATTCAAGGAG GTGGTTTTGACTCCGACCCATCTTGCCATTGTGATGGAGTATGCTGCGGGTGGAGAGCTATTTGAGCGAATTTGCTCTGCTGGAAGGTTTAGTGAAGATGAG GCCAGATATTTTTTCCAGCAGCTTATATCAGGAGTTTGCTACTGTCACTCTATG CAAATATGCCACAGAGATTTGAAGCTGGAGAACACCTTATTGGATGGAAGCCCTGCTCCACGTCTGAAGATTTGTGATTTTGGTTATTCAAAG TCATCTCTGCTGCATTCAAGACCCAAGTCAACTGTTGGAACTCCAGCATATATTGCACCTGAGGTTCTTTCTCGGAGAGAGTATGATGGCAAG ATGGCAGATGTATGGTCATGTGGAGTGACTCTGTACGTTATGCTGGTGGGAGCATACCCATTTGAGGATCCAGCAGACCCTAAGAATTTCAGGAAAACCATTAAT CGAATAATGGCTGTTCAATACAAGATTCCAGACTATGTTCACATATCTCAAGAATGTAGACATCTCCTTTCACGCATTTTTGTTGCAAGTCCTTCAAGG aGGATCACTATTAAAGAAATCAAGAGCCACCCGTGGTTTCTGAAGAACTTGCCAAGGGAACTAACAGAACCAGCTCAAGCAATGTACTACAAGAAAGAAAATCCAAGCTTTTCCCTCCAAAGTGTTCAggatataacaaaaattgttgaAGAGGCCAGAATTCCTCCACCAGCTTCCCGATCGGTTGGAGGCTTTGGTTGGGGAGGAGAAGAAGATGGTGATGCTAAGGAAGAAGATACTGCACCTGAgcaggaggaagaagaagatgaatatGAAAAGAAAGTCAAGGAGGCACAGGAAAATGGAGATGTTCAAGTCAGTTGA
- the LOC142624092 gene encoding thiamine biosynthetic bifunctional enzyme TH1, chloroplastic, translating to MSCFMAYTQGLSSSCLFLSHKGAPQGFQQSLGLNLPFTNSRINSSLQTRIFVELREDSAPMTSDHSKKMKIPHVLTVAGSDSGAGAGIQADLKACAARGVYCSTVITAVTAQNTVGVQGVSVVPEDFVAEQLKSVLSDMQVDVVKTGMLPSIGIVNVLSQGLREFPVRALVVDPVMVSTSGDVLAGPSILAGFREQLLPIADIVTPNLKEASALLGGQQLETVADMCSAAKLLHDMGPRNVLVKGGDLPDSLDAVDIFFDGKDFHELRSMRIKTCNTHGTGCSLASCIAAELAKGSSMLPAVKVAKHYIETALDYSKDIAIGNGPQGPFDHLLRLKSYVHNSCRQVGFNPSDLFLYAVTDSRMNKRWGRSITDAVKAAIDGGATIIQLREKDSETQDFLEAAKACLKICHSHGVPLLINDRIDVALACDADGVHVGQSDMPARVARTLLGPDKIIGVSCKTPEQAHQAWIDGADYIGCGGVYPTNTKENNLTVGLDGLKTVCVASKLPVVAIGGIGASNASSVMEIGVPNLKGVAVVSALFDRECILTEARKLHAILTESMSLQRTH from the exons atgtcctGTTTCATGGCCTACACTCAGGGCCTCTCAAGTTCTTGCCTCTTCCTCTCCCACAAG GGTGCTCCGCAGGGGTTTCAACAATCTTTGGGTTTGAACTTACCATTTACGAATTCAAGAATCAACAGCAGCTTACAAACGCGAATTTTTGTGGAGTTACGTGAAGACAGTGCTCCAATGACTAGTGATCACTCTAAGAAGATGAAAATTCCACACGTATTAACTGTTGCTGGCTCTGACTCGGGAGCTGGTGCTGGAATCCAGGCTGATCTTAAGGCCTGTGCTGCGCGAGGAGTATACTGTTCCACTGTGATAACAGCTGTCACTGCACAGAACACCGTTGGGGTTCAG GGTGTAAGTGTTGTGCCTGAGGATTTCGTGGCAGAGCAGCTTAAGTCTGTGTTATCGGATATGCAAGTTGATGTG GTGAAGACAGGCATGCTACCCTCTATTGGCATTGTCAATGTTCTTAGTCAAGGTCTAAGGGAGTTTCCAGTTCGAG CTTTAGTGGTTGATCCTGTTATGGTATCTACAAGTGGAGATGTACTAGCTGGTCCTTCCATTCTTGCTGGATTCAG AGAGCAGCTTCTTCCTATCGCTGATATAGTCACACCAAATTTAAAAGAGGCATCTGCGTTACTTGGTGGTCAGCAACTTGAAACGGTTGCTGACATGTGTTCTGCTGCAAAACTGTTGCATGACATGGGCCCACG AAATGTACTAGTCAAAGGTGGTGACCTCCCCGATTCATTGGATGCTGTTGATATTTTCTTTGATG GTAAGGACTTCCATGAGCTGCGTTCTATGCGCATTAAAACTTGCAACACTCATGGTACTGGTTGCAGCTTGGCATCATGTATAGCGGCTGAGCTGGCAAAAGGCTCTTCAATGCTGCCAGCTGTTAAG GTAGCTAAACACTACATCGAGACGGCTTTGGATTACAGCAAAGACATTGCCATTGGAAATGGGCCTCAAGGCCCCTTCGACCACCTACTTAGGCTTAAGAGTTATGTTCATAATTCATGCAGGCAAGTGGGATTTAATCCAAGTGACTTGTTCTTGTATGCTGTTACAGACTCTAGGATGAATAAAAGGTGGGGCCGTTCCATTACAGATGCTGTTAAAGCTGCCATAGACGGAGGTGCTACCATTATTCAATTGAG GGAAAAGGATTCTGAAACACAGGATTTTTTGGAAGCAGCAAAAGCGTGTCTCAAAATATGCCATTCACATGGAGTACCTTTACTGATAAATGACCGCATTGATGTTGCGCTTGCTTGTGATGCTGATGGTGTTCATGTTGGTCAGTCAGACATGCCTGCTCGTGTGGCCCGTACTCTTCTTGGCCCTGATAAGATCATTGGTGTATCATGCAAGACACCTGAGCAAGCCCATCAGGCATGGATTGATGGTGCTGACTACATTGGGTGCGGTGGTGTATATCCAACTAATACGAAGGAAAACAATCTCACTGTTGGTCTGGATGGGTTGAAAACTGTTTGTGTAGCTTCTAAGTTACCTGTGGTTGCGATTGGTGGCATTGGTGCTTCAAATGCAAGTTCTGTGATGGAAATTGGTGTGCCGAATCTGAAAGGAGTTGCTGTTGTCTCAGCTCTTTTTGATAGGGAATGTATTCTTACAGAGGCTAGGAAGTTGCATGCGATTCTGACAGAGTCAATGTCATTGCAGAGAACACATTGA